A window of the Miscanthus floridulus cultivar M001 chromosome 14, ASM1932011v1, whole genome shotgun sequence genome harbors these coding sequences:
- the LOC136504685 gene encoding uncharacterized protein: MNFLYRTTQPAAPELPRISEQDQHRDALQKPTTTLEGLIADDSYQPSSTHSEDGAANNGSRDISGDPSSLDSKSLFPLGTHADVAEDEGWITIPCEALPECLNDISEMVQLQTLDRSFLFPGEQVHILVCLSASKQDVQVISPFRIAAVMSKNGNSLQNSTNKPSPVSANGHDNGAAGESGYQDVELNGEASPSEHDILETQSLLQMEYHKQQIEHVLRRFRESNFFVRIAESDEPLWSKKRVTSATTADERSDNQGNSKSSKSNVYNTISDKGIFDGSTSGGVARDVVKCYSLQNGDIVVVLQVNVGVNKLEDPVLEVLQFEKSISNNCMPQNLVDGLSDSNNDPCQELLSWLLPLDRTLPPRSLAPPTLNPSVSHKQSYSASGSQIFNFRSYSMPSASSVQTPNNIRPPPISESQEFMPEKPAKTPDIINDGQLSFRGVPLEPERYSVRCGLEGVYLPGKRWRRKVEIIQPIEVHSFAAKCTVENLLCVTVKNIAPTHAKDIVVFIDAITIVFEEASKGGAPLSLPIASIEVGHGHSLPNLALRRGEEHSFILKPATMSSRERKTSGCAPPALSLPTMTGATLNTHTPKVGEPYADLSDQYAVLVSYRCNYTESKLFFKQATSWRPSAASDLMISVSCELSLRNPSLGARVPQLPVQILTLEATNMTSENLTLNVLAPEASGSSSVVSLISAPTIPNGSFDGVNESAKRSGLGKHGIGFRRLNSVLATSPKEGDNGGNRMSNASGCTHLWLQSAVPLGCVPPRSSTTVKLELLPLKDGIITLDTLQITAREKGLAYIPEHSLEIHATSGMS; the protein is encoded by the exons ATGAATTTCCTCTACCGAACTACGCAGCCTGCAGCACCTGAGCTTCCAAGAATTTCAGAGCAAGATCAGCACAGGGATGCCTTACAAAAGCCGACTACGACACTGGAGGGTCTCATCGCGGACGATTCATACCAGCCCTCCTCCACCCACAGCGAAGATGGTGCTGCTAATAATGGGTCTAGGGATATCAGTGGGGATCCTTCATCTCTAGATTCGAAAAGCCTATTCCCACTGGGGACACATGCTGATGTCGCGGAGGATGAAGGATGGATAACAATTCCATGCG AGGCACTTCCTGAATGTTTGAATGACATATCAGAAATGGTTCAGTTGCAGACTCTGGACCGTTCCTTCCTTTTCCCTG GCGAGCAGGTTCATATACTGGTGTGCCTGTCAGCTTCTAAGCAAGATGTACAGGTTATATCCCCCTTTAGAATTGCTGCAGTGATGTCTAAGAATGGAAATTCTTTGCAAAACTCTACAAATAAACCTAGCCCTGTCAGTGCAAATGGTCATGATAATGGAGCAGCTGGAGAAAGTGGCTATCAGGATGTTGAACTCAATGGTGAAGCCTCTCCTTCAGAACATGATATTTTGGAGACTCAATCTCTCCTTCAGATGGAGTACCATAAGCAGCAGATCGAACATGTGTTGCGAAGATTTAGGGAATCCAATTTTTTTGTCCGGATTGCGGAGTCAGATGAGCCTCTCTGGTCCAAGAAAAGAGTAACTTCAGCTACGACGGCTGATGAACGATCAGATAACCAGGGAAATAGTAAGAGCTCAAAGAGTAATGTTTACAATACCATTTCTGATAAAGGGATTTTTGATGGTAGCACATCTGGGGGAGTCGCTCGAGATGTTGTCAAGTGTTATTCTCTGCAGAACGGAGACATAGTG GTTGTTTTGCAAGTGAATGTTGGCGTTAACAAATTGGAAGATCCTGTGCTTGAAGTCCTTCAGTTTGAGAAAAGTATATCGAACAATTGTATGCCTCAGAATCTTGTGGATGGACTTTCTGACAGTAATAATGACCCATGTCAGGAGCTGCTTAGTTGGTTGCTCCCTTTAGATCGCACATTACCGCCTCGTTCTTTGGCACCCCCTACTCTCAATCCAAGTGTATCACACAAGCAATCTTATTCTGCTTCTGGTTCTCAAATATTCAACTTCAGAAGTTACTCCATGCCTTCAGCCTCTTCTGTTCAGACACCGAATAATATAAGACCACCACCAATATCTGAAAGTCAAGAATTTATGCCTGAAAAACCTGCAAAAACCCCAGACATTATAAATGATGGGCAGCTTTCGTTTAGAGGAGTTCCTTTAGAACCTGAACGGTATTCTGTACGTTGTGGTTTAGAAGGCGTGTATCTACCAGGGAAAAGATGGAGGAGAAAAGTTGAAATCATTCAACCCATTGAGGTTCATTCTTTTGCTGCAAAATGCACTGTAGAGAATCTTCTCTGCGTCACAGTAAAG AATATTGCTCCTACTCATGCGAAAGATATAGTTGTATTCATTGACGCAATTACTATTGTATTTGAGGAGGCATCCAAAGGAGGTGCTCCTTTGTCATTACCAATTGCTAGTATTGAGGTTGGACATGGTCACAGCTTACCAAATCTAGCACTCAG GAGGGGCGAGGAGCACTCTTTTATTCTCAAGCCAGCAACTATGTCCTCAAGGGAACGGAAGACCAGTGGTTGTGCACCTCCGGCCTTGTCACTCCCAACGATGACCGGTGCTACTTTAAATACTCATACACCAAAGGTTGGTGAGCCATATGCTGATCTAAGCGACCAATATGCTGTACTGGTATCTTATCGCTGCAATTACACAG AATCTAAACTTTTTTTCAAGCAAGCAACAAGCTGGCGACCCTCTGCAGCCAGCGATCTTATGATCTCTGTATCATGCGAACTGTCTTTACGAAATCCTAGTCTTGGTGCTCGAGTTCCTCAACTCCCCGTGCAG ATACTAACACTCGAAGCTACTAACATGACATCCGAAAACCTTACATTAAATGTCCTTGCTCCTGAAGCATCTGGTTCTTCTTCAGTTGTATCCTTAATCTCAGCCCCAACCATCCCAAATGGTTCTTTTGATGGTGTTAATGAGTCAGCAAAAAGATCTGGGCTGGGAAAACATGGAATTGGCTTTCGAAGATTGAATTCTGTCCTAGCTACATCTCCAAAAGAAGGTGATAATGGAGGAAATAGAATGAGTAATGCTTCAGGCTGTACTCATCTGTGGTTGCAAAGTGCAGTGCCCCTAGG GTGTGTTCCTCCCCGTTCAAGCACCACTGTCAAACTTGAGCTGCTTCCATTAAAAGATGGAATTATCACACTTGATACGCTGCAAATAACCGCAAGGGAGAAAG GCCTTGCTTACATACCGGAGCACTCCTTGGAGATACATGCCACATCTGGCATGTCATAG
- the LOC136503436 gene encoding pentatricopeptide repeat-containing protein At3g29230-like, which produces MHHGSNAVPPPPSARLHAGALLAGLALRATTPAAARQLQAQLLVRGLPLPARAAVALIASSHSPRHARAVFDSAVPAASENVYLWTATIAAYARHASSSPSAAEQALALFRLMLRRGVPRPNAFTASSVVRCCSALRAVRVGIQVHGFLVNAGLGRAAHVAAALVDMYGNLGRVADARRVFDEMPTASVVLGNTMVACYVRAGDVEAGRVVFDRMVERDPISWNTLMMGYLRQGEAGVARELFEEMPERNVNSWNMVIAACSQEGPWADALAVFNGMRLARFQPDPTTMAVLMSACAQLGSLSVASQVHGILRKGCVEMNFHVLNSLIDMYAKCGSVSQAHLLFVETCLKDTVSYNVMICAFAHHGHGRDALQIFNEMAKEGLQPDAVTFLGVLSACAHAGLVHDGKFYFESMRTNYAIEQSPDHYACMVDLYGRAGLIEEAYQLARSMPMKPHAGVWGALINACRKHCNVKVGKVAARELIAIEPGNPGTYVLLANTLARGQQWDFVETVWQSMRGKGIEKTAGCSWLEVENVVHEFLMGESSHPNSDEIYSILEHLYLQLT; this is translated from the coding sequence ATGCACCACGGTAGCAACGCGGTGCCGCCGCCACCTAGCGCCCGTCTGCACGCCGGCGCACTCCTGGCCGGCCTCGCCCTCCGCGCGACGaccccggcggcggcgaggcagcTCCAAGCGCAGCTCCTCGTCCGGGGCCTCCCTCtccccgcccgcgccgccgtcgccctcATAGCCTCGTCCCATTCTCCGCGCCACGCCCGCGCCGTCTTCGACAGCGCCGTCCCCGCCGCCTCCGAGAACGTCTACCTCTGGACCGCCACCATCGCCGCTTACGCCAGGCACGCCTCGTCCTCGCCGTCGGCGGCCGAGCAGGCGCTCGCGCTGTTCCGGCTCATGCTCCGGCGCGGCGTCCCTCGCCCGAACGCCTTCACGGCGAGCTCCGTGGTCAGGTGCTGCTCGGCGCTGCGGGCCGTTCGAGTGGGGATCCAGGTGCACGGGTTCTTGGTCAATGCCGGACTCGGACGCGCTGCGCACGTGGCCGCCGCGTTGGTTGACATGTACGGCAACCTTGGCCGGGTAGCGGATGCGAGGAGGGTGTTCGACGAAATGCCTACCGCAAGCGTGGTGCTGGGGAATACCATGGTGGCGTGCTACGTCAGGGCAGGGGATGTGGAGGCTGGGCGGGTTGTGTTTGACAGGATGGTGGAAAGGGACCCAATCTCTTGGAACACGCTGATGATGGGGTACTTGCGGCAGGGGGAAGCAGGTGTGGCAAGGGAGTTGTTTGAAGAGATGCCGGAGAGGAATGTGAACAGCTGGAACATGGTGATTGCCGCATGCTCGCAGGAGGGGCCCTGGGCTGATGCGCTTGCAGTGTTCAATGGGATGCGCCTCGCAAGGTTCCAACCTGATCCCACGACGATGGCTGTGCTGATGTCCGCCTGTGCACAGCTTGGTTCTCTGTCAGTTGCAAGTCAGGTGCATGGGATTTTGAGGAAAGGCTGTGTCGAAATGAACTTCCATGTCCTGAATTCGTTGATCGACATGTATGCTAAATGTGGTAGTGTCAGCCAAGCTCATTTGTTGTTTGTTGAGACATGTCTAAAGGACACAGTGTCTTACAATGTGATGATCTGTGCTTTTGCACACCATGGACATGGCAGGGATGCACTTCAGATCTTTAATGAGATGGCTAAGGAAGGGTTGCAGCCAGATGCGGTCACTTTTCTTGGCGTTTTGTCAGCTTGTGCTCATGCTGGACTAGTTCATGATGGAAAGTTCTACTTTGAATCTATGAGAACAAATTATGCAATTGAGCAATCCCCAGATCACTATGCGTGCATGGTGGATCTCTATGGCCGAGCTGGACTCATTGAGGAAGCATACCAATTAGCACGGTCAATGCCAATGAAACCGCATGCAGGTGTCTGGGGAGCCTTGATCAATGCCTGCAGGAAGCATTGCAATGTTAAAGTTGGTAAGGTTGCGGCGAGAGAACTCATTGCTATTGAACCTGGGAATCCTGGAACCTATGTACTCCTTGCCAACACATTGGCTCGTGGTCAGCAATGGGATTTTGTTGAGACTGTGTGGCAATCAATGAGAGGAAAGGGAATTGAGAAAACGGCAGGGTGCAGTTGGCTTGAAGTGGAAAATGTTGTTCATGAGTTCTTGATGGGGGAGTCCAGCCACCCTAATTCCGATGAGATTTACAGTATCCTTGAGCATCTATATCTGCAACTGACTTAA
- the LOC136504763 gene encoding small ribosomal subunit protein uS4y-like: MVHVNFYRNYGKTFKKPRRPYEKERLDAELKLVGEYGLRCKRELWRVQYALSRIRNAARHLLTLDEKNPRRIFEGEALLRRMNRYGLLAEGQNKLDYVLALTAENFLARRLQTLVFKAGMAKSIHHARVLIKQRHIRVGRQIVNVPSFMVRVESEKHIDFSLSSPFGGGPAGRVKRKNQKKASGGGGDGGDEDEE; encoded by the exons ATGGTGCACGTGAACTTCTATCGCAACT ATGGTAAAACATTCAAGAAACCAAGGCGTCCTTATGAGAAGGAGCGTCTTGATGCTGAACTGAAGCTGGTCGGTGAGTATGGGCTGAGGTGCAAGCGTGAGCTCTGGAGGGTCCAGTATGCACTGAGCAGGATCCGTAATGCTGCAAGGCACTTGCTCACCCTTGATGAGAAGAACCCCCGCCGTATCTTTGAGGGTGAGGCGCTTCTCCGCCGCATGAACCGCTATGGGCTGCTCGCTGAGGGTCAGAACAAGCTTGATTATGTCCTTGCCCTTACTGCTGAGAACTTCCTTGCAAGGCGCCTTCAAACACTTGTCTTCAAGGCTGGCATGGCCAAGTCCATTCACCATGCTCGTGTCTTGATCAAGCAGCGTCACATCAG GGTTGGCAGGCAAATTGTCAATGTCCCATCATTCATGGTGAGGGTGGAGTCTGAGAAGCACATTGACTTTTCACTGTCAAGCCCGTTCGGTGGAGGCCCTGCAGGCAGGGTGAAGagaaagaaccagaagaaggcaagtggtggtggcggcgatggtggtgatgaggatgaggagtga